The following proteins are encoded in a genomic region of Coregonus clupeaformis isolate EN_2021a chromosome 14, ASM2061545v1, whole genome shotgun sequence:
- the LOC121580745 gene encoding cytochrome b-c1 complex subunit 6, mitochondrial: protein MVFEKKMIMYGEPDDEEEEAPAEEEEEEEDMVDPLETIRAKCEASEHCAHTRERLEACTARVGSRSHTEEECTEELFDFLHARDHCVAHKLFHSVK from the exons ATGGTTTTCGAAAAAAAAATGATAATGTATGGGGAGCCTGATGATGAG GAGGAAGAGGCAccggcagaggaggaggaggaggaagaagacatGGTG GATCCCTTAGAAACAATACGGGCAAAGTGTGAGGCATCAGAGCACTGCGCCCACACAAGGGAGAGGCTGGAGGCCTGCACGGCCAGAGTGGGCTCAAGATCACACACTGAGGAGGAATGCACAGAGGAGCTCTTCGACTTCCTACATGCACGGGAccactgt GTAGCGCACAAACTCTTCCACAGTGTCAAATGA
- the pif1 gene encoding ATP-dependent DNA helicase PIF1 codes for MSPHIVTMLQGDDGAQLECSVVVERLNSSGQATKRQVIRKAAVLLGRNEFQEIILRVHDGKIPQSYTLKEFQLFTRFAKDGKCTVKLLPENIQVLISDCPPHLLNIFLKTLSIKHQAWQTSKPMTDREKLKACLPRSFETISPLQRKDVQKANELRSKVNTPLLSKGLVVRTGNKMTGGPQGQQVKRPRTDCDSSPVKALHPSKKPILSLPTARKLNKEQAAVLSAVLSGKNVFFTGSAGTGKSFLLKRIVGSLPPKSTYATASTGVAACHIGGITLHNFAGIGSGSAPLEQCIELAQRPGVLQHWTSCRHLIIDEISMVEAQFFDKLEAIARSLRRSTEPFGGIHLIVCGDFLQLPPVSKGKDKATFCFQSRSWRKCIQLNMELTEVRRQTDQSFISLLQAVRVGRVTEEVTAKLMGSAYHKIERDGILATRLCTHKDDVELTNDNKLQQLPGSVRVFEAVDSDPALVKIIDTQSPVSRLLQLKVGAQVMLTKNLDVQRGLVNGARGVVVDFQPGKLGLPRVRFLCGTTEVLKPERWMFKAGGGLYLSRQQLPLKLAWAISIHKSQGMTLDCVEISLARVFESGQAYVALSRAKSLEGLRVMDFDPRVVRANPDVLHFYSKLRKERLLLQASMDEFVGKSNKENRWYIHHGHAHCQQLC; via the exons ATG AGCCCGCACATTGTTACAATGTTACAAGGGGACGACGGTGCCCAGCTCGAGTGCAGTGTCGTGGTGGAGCGCCTGAACTCCTCTGGCCAGGCCACCAAACGCCAAGTCATCCGGAAGGCAGCTGTTCTTCTCGGTCGCAACGAGTTCCAGGAGATAATCCTGCGCGTGCACGACGGTAAAATACCCCAAAGTTACACGCTCAAAGAGTTCCAGCTCTTTACCCGGTTTGCCAAGGATGGCAAGTGCACCGTCAAACTGCTCCCCGAAAACATCCAGGTGCTCATCTCTGACTGCCCGCCCCACCTATTAAACATTTTCCTGAAGACCTTGAGTATCAAACACCAGGCCTGGCAGACTAGCAAGCCCATGACTGACCGAGAGAAGCTGAAAGCCTGTCTGCCCCGCAGCTTCGAGACCATCAGCCCATTACAGCGGAAGGATGTACAGAAGGCCAATGAGTTGAGGAGCAAAGTGAACACGCCATTGCTCTCTAAAGGCCTGGTAGTGAGGACTGGTAATAAGATGACTGGAGGACCACAGGGACAGCAGGTTAAGAGACCAAGGACGGACTGTGACTCAAGCCCA GTGAAGGCACTCCACCCAAGCAAAAAGCCCATCCTGTCTCTACCAACGGCACGCAAGTTGAACAAAGAACAAGCCGCTGTCCTCAGCGCTGTGTTGAGTGGGAAGAATGTTTTCTTCACCGGCAGTGCAG GCACAGGGAAGTCCTTCCTGTTGAAGAGGATTGTGGGCTCGCTGCCGCCCAAAAGCACCTACGCCACGGCCAGCACGGGCGTGGCAGCGTGTCACATTGGGGGAATCACGCTACACAATTTTGCTG gtATCGGGTCAGGCTCAGCCCCTCTGGAGCAATGTATAGAGCTGGCCCAGAGGCCTGGGGTCCTGCAGCACTGGACCAGCTGTCGCCACCTCATCATCGACGAGATCTCCATGGTGGAGGCCCAGTTTTTCGACAAGCTGGAGGCCATAGCCAG GTCTCTGAGGAGGTCCACAGAGCCGTTTGGAGGCATCCACCTGATAGTGTGTGGCGACTTCCTCCAGCTGCCCCCGGTCTCCAAGGGAAAGGACAAGGCCACGTTCTGCTTCCAG TCTAGAAGCTGGCGGAAGTGCATCCAGCTGAACATGGAGCTGACTGAGGTGCGCAGACAGACGGACCAGTCCTTCATCTCCCTCCTGCAGGCAGTGAGGGTGGGCAG AGTCACAGAGGAAGTCACTGCCAAGCTGATGGGGAGCGCCTATCACAAGATCGAGCGGGATGGTATCCTGGCAACCAGGCTTTGCACTCACAAGGATGACGTAGAGCTCACAAATGACAACAAGCTCCAGCAGCTGCCAG GGTCAGTGCGGGTATTTGAGGCTGTGGACAGCGACCCTGCGCTGGTGAAGATCATAGACACCCAGAGTCCCGTCAGCAGGCTGCTGCAGCTTAAAGTGGGCGCTCAG GTCATGCTAACAAAGAACCTGGACGTCCAACGTGGCCTGGTCAATGGGGCTCGAGGTGTCGTAGTAGATTTTCAGCCGGGGAAACTAG GGCTCCCACGCGTACGTTTCCTGTGCGGCACCACCGAGGTGCTGAAGCCAGAGCGGTGGATGTTCAAGGCCGGAGGCGGGCTCTACCTGAGCCGCCAGCAGCTGCCACTCAAACTGGCCTGGGCCATCTCCATCCACAAGAGCCAG GGCATGACGCTGGACTGTGTGGAAATCTCCCTGGCGCGGGTGTTCGAGAGCGGGCAGGCCTATGTGGCTCTGTCTCGGGCCAAGAGCCTGGAGGGGCTAAGGGTCATGGACTTTGACCCCCGCGTGGTCCGTGCCAACCCTGACGTGTTGCACTTCTACAGCAAGCTGAGGAAAGAGAGGCTACTGTTGCAG GCCTCTATGGATGAGTTTGTGGGAAAAAGTAACAAGGAGAACCGTTG gtatataCATCATGGACATGCACACTGCCAACAACTTTGTTGA